CTTGCCTTGCCTCGCTCGCCCTGCCGTTTCAGCGAGGGTATCGCCGGTCGGGATCTGAAGATCGTAGGTGTCGAACTCGAGATTCCGATACCGACCCGGATCGTCTTTGGAGCTGATGTGGATATTTCCCTTTGAGACCTGGATTCCGATCGATGTCTCTGCCTCGTCATTCTTCGTGAGCATTTTGCCTTCCTGAGCAATGACCAGATGCTGATCGGTCTGGCTCCTGCGATCGATAATCAGGATGCCTTGAAGCGTTTTGTCCCGTTCCTTCAAGCGATCCACATAGATCGCAAGCCCCGGGTACTCGGTGTTGAACACTCCCTCCTCAAGTGCCGTCAGCGCCTTCGTTCGATAGAGCTGATGAATCAACGTCTTGAAGGCCCTCGTGCTGTTAGGCTGGACCAGGGTGCTGACCCAAAGGGTAGCGAGCGTCGCGACGATGCCGAGGAACACTCCAGGCGCCATAAGGCGGTACAGGCTGAGGCCGCTGGTCTTGAGTACGATCGCCTCCCCCTCGGATGAGACACGGCCATACGTGGCCAGGACGGCCAACAACACTGACATCGGGATCGTGACCGTCAAAGAAAAGGGGAGGATGTACAAGACAAGACGAAGGACGACTCCAACAGGAGCCCCTTTATTGATGATCAGGTCCATTAAGCGCATCATCTGGTCCATCAGCAGCACGAAGGTAAAGGTCCCGAGTCCGAGCGCGAAGGAGGCCGCCATCTCTCTCAGCAGTTGCCGATCGATCAGGCAGAAGGGACGCAGCCGTCTGGTGAGAGCAACCGCCTCATCCGCGCGAAGTGGAGGTGATGGCTTGGAGCCTTCAGGAGTTATGATCAAAGCCTGTCCTGAGCCGGGTCGAAGGGCTTGTCCAGAATTAGATCGAAGGACTGGCGCGAAGTGGAGTTGAAGGGGCGGTAGCGATCGCCATCGCTTGAGAATCTCCTCAGGTTGATCGCCGCGCGATACCGACTCGACAAGCTGGTGGAATGGCGAGAAGACGGCGCCGCAACTTGAGCAACGGACCACGTACAGCTTGATCGAGACCGCTCCAGAGTCGGTTCGAAGAAGCCGAGGGCGCTTCCCCATTCTGGCGAAGCCCGTCCGGACTCCGCAGCGACAGACCCACGGCGCTTCGGACGATCGCGGATGCTCTCGAAGCCCCAGCGCATCATCCAGAATCCGCTCCTGGAGTTGCGCAATCTGCTCAGCCAGCGCTATCGCCGCCGGTGAGGTATCGCGCGTCATGGGGGACCTTTTCTGCATTAAAAGAATTGTAGTGAAGAGGCCTCGGCAAGTAAACATAATTCGCTTGAAATAGCCTCAGCGAGGCTGTTATAAAGGCGCGTAGAAGAAGGCGCTGAGACTGCGGAGGTTCCTGAATGGGGATCGTGGTGGTCATCATCGGTACCGTCATGCTGGCCGTGACGCTCATCGCGATGATGAAAAAATCAACTCGAGAAGGCGTAGGCGCCTGGCTTGCGAAAACGCCTCTTCGTATCTGGTGGCTCCCTTGTCTCATGCTTGCGTATTACAGCATGATGAGTGCAGCGGTCGATCAGTGGAACGTCAATCTATTCGCACTGTTGGCGGTATATTTTGGATTACCGACATTGCTGCTGTATCTGACCGGACCAAAATCTGAGGAGACATGTACCGGAAGAGACCTGGTGATGAATTTTGCCGTGGTGCTGTGGATCTGGTTGCTGATTGAGCTCAAGATTGTGAACACGAATTGGCTGCGCGTACAAATCGGCAGCACCCGGCCCACCGCTCTACCGTTAGGCATGTATACGGCTATCACGTACGCGCTCATTGCCCTTTCGGGGTGGAGAAGATTTGACCTGAAGTGCGATCTATCTTTTCGAAAGTCCGACCTGCTCCCGATGGCAGCAACCTTCGGAGTGCTCGTCGTCACGCTGCTGTTGGTTACGCTCTCTACCGGGCTGACCACATTGGGGATCGCCAAGGTGGTGAGGCTCAATCCTCTTGGATTACCTCTGGCTATAGCCATACCGGTCGCGGTATTGGCGGCTGTTCCGATGGTCTTCTTCAGCGTCGGAGTAGTCGAAGAAATCTTGTTTCGTGGCGCGATTCAGAATCTTCTTTGGCATCGCCTGAAGCCGGTGTGCGCGCTGTTTATCGCCTCTGCAGTGTTTGGCCTGGCACATGTGAATAAAAGGGCGTTGGGGTTTGATACCCCGAACTGGCCTTACGCCGGGGTGGCCGCTATCGCCGGCTTAGGATATGGGTTTGTGTTCTGGAAGACGAACTCTATCATGGCATCTGCAACGGTCCACGCCATGATAGACGCGATGTGGATCCTCTTTCTCAGGGGTGGCAAATGAAGACGCGGGCTTCCCGTAACTACTCAGTTGGATAGACCGAAGACTGAAGGTTTTTAGGCGTAAATACTGCGTGATGATTGACATGCTTCAGCCTTCGACCTTCAGCCTAAATACCTGGGTCGTTATGGCTCCCCGGTAGCCCATGCGCCGCCCGCTCGCACCGCTGGTCCTTGCGTTCCTCCTGGGGATCGTGGCGGCGCGCCTTCTACAGCTTCCGGCACTCGTCTGGTTTCTCGCCGGACTCACAGCCGCCGGCCTCGCCCTGCTGGGTGCTGTGTACCGCCAGCTTCGCGTGGCCGGCATCTTCCTTCTACTCCTGTTCTTCTCCCTTGGCGCGGGTCGCTTCGGGGTCGAGTCCTCCCTCCTCCCTCCGCATCACATCGATCGTCTACCCGAAGAACTCTTAGATCAGCCGCTCCCGATCGAGGGGGTTGTGGCCTCGCCAAGCGATCCCCTGGCCGGCGGCGTCGGAGAGATCGAGAGCGAAGGGGGACGGATTCGGGTCCTGCTCGACCTGCGGACCATGTGGGTGGCCGGGCGAGAGATCAAGGTCACTGGACGCGCGCGCCTGACCCTGCTTCATCCCGAGATCGTTCCTGCCTACGGAGAACGCATTCGCGGGCAGTTCAAGCTTCGTCGACCGCGAGGATACAGCAATCCCGGCGGGTTTGATTACCCGCTCTATCTTAGAAGCCAGGGTGTGACTCTTGAAGGGTGGGCGGGCGAAGGCGATCCTATCGAGCGGCGAGGAACAGGAGAAGGGAGCAGGCTGCTTGCCTGGGCCTATACGCTCCGCGATCGAATGATTCGTGCCGTGAACGGCTTGTTGCCGCCGGATCAGGCGTCGCTGCTCGTGGCGGTGACCCTCGGCGAACGTTTGGGTATCCCGCGGCCGACCACCGAGGCGTTTGCGGGGTCCGGCACGTATCACATCCTGGCCATCTCCGGGCTCAACGTGAGCATCCTCGCCGGCGCGCTGTTTTTTCTTTTGAAGGCCGGCCGTGTGCCGCTACGGCTGAGCGCGCTGCTCTCGATGGGCCTCATCACCTTTTATGCCGCCTTGGCGGGCGGGAGCCCATCTGTGGTCAGGGCGGCAGTGATGGCTGACGTCTACCTGCTGGGGTTGGTCCTTGATCGGGAGGCCGATTCGTTGAATACCCTCGCCCTCTCCGCCATCGGGCTCCTCCTCTGGCAACCGCTGTTTCTGTTCGATGTCGGGTTTCAACTCACCTTTATCGCCACCGGGGCCATCCTGGTGGCGGTCGATCGAGTACCGTGCGCTTCATTACCGGCGCCCTGGCGATGGGTTGCAACCCCCGTGATATTGTCTGTTGCAGCCTTCCTCGGGACGGCCCCGATTCTCGCTGTGACCTTCTATCGGATCTCGCCTGTCGGCATCCTGGCCAACCTTCCGATCGTGCCCCTGAGCGGGCTACTCACGGGAGCGGGAATGTTGTTTGCCGTACTGGCGACGGTCATCCCCCAATCCATCGGGTGGCTCGCCACACTCATGGGATGGCAGATCGATCTGTTGGTGGGCCTTGCCGGCTGGTTTGCGCGGCTGCCGCTGGCGTCGATAACGATCTTCCCCCCGTCCGTACCGATGGTCGTCTGCTACTACCTGGCTCTGGGCGCATGGATTGCGGCTGCGTGGCGATGGTGGTTTCGGTGGATGGCGCTGGGCGCGGCCGTCGCTCTCGCCATCATGGTCAGCGTTCGTGCGCTTCCCATTTTTCAGAAGGGCCAGCTACGTATGACCGTCCTCGACGTTGGGCAAGGCGACGGCATTGTCCTGGAGCTGCCCGGGAAGCGAACCATCGTGATCGATGGCGGTGGTCTATTCGACGATCGATTCGACATCGGGGAGCAGGTGGTGGTCCCGTTCCTGCTCTCCCGTTGGATCGGCCACGTGGACCTCGTGGTCCTCACCCATCCGCATCCGGATCACCTGAACGGCCTGCAGGCCGTCCTCCGCCGTTTTCCGGTGAACGAAGTCTGGGATAGCGGCCAGCGGGCGGCTATACCGACCTACCTCTGGTTCGAAGAGACGCTGCGTTGGAGGCGGATTCCCCACAAGATCCTGCATGACGGGTATCGGACGGCCGAGTTTGCTCCGGTGCAGATTGCGGTGCTGCATCCTTCGAACTCGATGCTCCATGGCTCGCCACGCGGTCACTTCTCCGACGTCAACAGCAACTCGCTGGTCCTGACCGTCAGATACGGCAAGATGACGCTTCTCCTGCCCGGTGATATTGAACAGGAGGCGGAAGCGCGGCTGCTTGAGCAGGGGGCGGATCTGGAGGCCCAGGTACTGAAGGTGCCGCATCATGGCGGCAGAACGAGC
This DNA window, taken from Candidatus Methylomirabilis sp., encodes the following:
- the lptF gene encoding LPS export ABC transporter permease LptF, which codes for MTRDTSPAAIALAEQIAQLQERILDDALGLREHPRSSEAPWVCRCGVRTGFARMGKRPRLLRTDSGAVSIKLYVVRCSSCGAVFSPFHQLVESVSRGDQPEEILKRWRSLPPLQLHFAPVLRSNSGQALRPGSGQALIITPEGSKPSPPLRADEAVALTRRLRPFCLIDRQLLREMAASFALGLGTFTFVLLMDQMMRLMDLIINKGAPVGVVLRLVLYILPFSLTVTIPMSVLLAVLATYGRVSSEGEAIVLKTSGLSLYRLMAPGVFLGIVATLATLWVSTLVQPNSTRAFKTLIHQLYRTKALTALEEGVFNTEYPGLAIYVDRLKERDKTLQGILIIDRRSQTDQHLVIAQEGKMLTKNDEAETSIGIQVSKGNIHISSKDDPGRYRNLEFDTYDLQIPTGDTLAETAGRARQGKEMSLGELRAQIARLIKDGGKPWPLQVELHKKFALPIACLILSAIGAPLAIRIKKASRGVSLALSVAVAVFYYILLATGESLGSRGHIAPALGVWFPNLALAIIAISLVLAEGRETFLPARLRTLTRTAFSDQRSATTGPPISPES
- a CDS encoding CPBP family intramembrane glutamic endopeptidase, which produces MGIVVVIIGTVMLAVTLIAMMKKSTREGVGAWLAKTPLRIWWLPCLMLAYYSMMSAAVDQWNVNLFALLAVYFGLPTLLLYLTGPKSEETCTGRDLVMNFAVVLWIWLLIELKIVNTNWLRVQIGSTRPTALPLGMYTAITYALIALSGWRRFDLKCDLSFRKSDLLPMAATFGVLVVTLLLVTLSTGLTTLGIAKVVRLNPLGLPLAIAIPVAVLAAVPMVFFSVGVVEEILFRGAIQNLLWHRLKPVCALFIASAVFGLAHVNKRALGFDTPNWPYAGVAAIAGLGYGFVFWKTNSIMASATVHAMIDAMWILFLRGGK
- a CDS encoding DNA internalization-related competence protein ComEC/Rec2 codes for the protein MRRPLAPLVLAFLLGIVAARLLQLPALVWFLAGLTAAGLALLGAVYRQLRVAGIFLLLLFFSLGAGRFGVESSLLPPHHIDRLPEELLDQPLPIEGVVASPSDPLAGGVGEIESEGGRIRVLLDLRTMWVAGREIKVTGRARLTLLHPEIVPAYGERIRGQFKLRRPRGYSNPGGFDYPLYLRSQGVTLEGWAGEGDPIERRGTGEGSRLLAWAYTLRDRMIRAVNGLLPPDQASLLVAVTLGERLGIPRPTTEAFAGSGTYHILAISGLNVSILAGALFFLLKAGRVPLRLSALLSMGLITFYAALAGGSPSVVRAAVMADVYLLGLVLDREADSLNTLALSAIGLLLWQPLFLFDVGFQLTFIATGAILVAVDRVPCASLPAPWRWVATPVILSVAAFLGTAPILAVTFYRISPVGILANLPIVPLSGLLTGAGMLFAVLATVIPQSIGWLATLMGWQIDLLVGLAGWFARLPLASITIFPPSVPMVVCYYLALGAWIAAAWRWWFRWMALGAAVALAIMVSVRALPIFQKGQLRMTVLDVGQGDGIVLELPGKRTIVIDGGGLFDDRFDIGEQVVVPFLLSRWIGHVDLVVLTHPHPDHLNGLQAVLRRFPVNEVWDSGQRAAIPTYLWFEETLRWRRIPHKILHDGYRTAEFAPVQIAVLHPSNSMLHGSPRGHFSDVNSNSLVLTVRYGKMTLLLPGDIEQEAEARLLEQGADLEAQVLKVPHHGGRTSSSEPFLASVRPKIAVVSAGYRNRFRHPHQETLDRYRATAVDLYRTDRDGAVTVTSDGNRVEVATMRGSRW